One region of Streptomyces sp. NBC_00442 genomic DNA includes:
- the ung gene encoding uracil-DNA glycosylase, whose translation MTDSAMLPESWQGVLGEELQKPYFKELTAFVEEERAKGPVFPPRDEVFAALDATPYDKVKVLVLGQDPYHGEGQGHGLCFSVRPGVRTPPSLRNIYKEMRDELGLDIPDNGYLMPWAEQGVLLLNAVLTVRSGEANSHKGKGWEKFTDAVIRAVASRPDPAVFVLWGNYAQKKLPLIDEERHVVVKGAHPSPLSAKKFFGSHPFTRIDEAVAAQGHDRIDWRIPNLG comes from the coding sequence GTGACCGATTCCGCCATGCTGCCCGAGTCCTGGCAGGGCGTCCTCGGCGAGGAGCTCCAGAAGCCGTACTTCAAGGAGCTCACCGCTTTCGTCGAGGAGGAGCGGGCGAAGGGCCCCGTCTTCCCGCCCCGCGACGAGGTCTTCGCCGCCCTGGACGCGACGCCGTACGACAAGGTCAAGGTCCTGGTCCTCGGGCAGGACCCCTACCACGGCGAGGGCCAGGGCCACGGCCTGTGCTTCTCGGTGCGGCCCGGCGTCAGGACACCGCCGTCCCTGCGCAACATCTACAAGGAGATGCGCGACGAGCTGGGCCTGGACATCCCGGACAACGGCTACCTCATGCCGTGGGCCGAGCAGGGCGTGCTGCTGCTCAACGCGGTCCTCACCGTGCGCTCCGGCGAGGCCAACTCGCACAAGGGCAAGGGCTGGGAGAAGTTCACCGACGCGGTGATCCGCGCCGTCGCCTCGCGGCCCGACCCGGCGGTCTTCGTGCTGTGGGGCAACTACGCGCAGAAGAAGCTCCCCCTGATCGACGAGGAGCGCCACGTCGTGGTCAAGGGCGCCCATCCTTCGCCGCTCTCGGCCAAGAAGTTCTTCGGCTCCCACCCGTTCACGCGGATCGACGAGGCGGTCGCGGCCCAGGGCCACGACCGCATCGACTGGCGCATTCCGAACCTGGGCTGA
- a CDS encoding SDR family oxidoreductase → MTELPELSGKVALITGASRGIGYGIAEALVARGDRVCITGRGEDALKEAVDRLGSDRVVAVAGKAADEAHQAAAVERTMEAFGRVDFLINNAGTNPVFGPMAELDLNVARKVYETNVISALGFAQQTWKAWQKENGGAIVNIASIAGVSASPFIGAYGMSKAAMVNLTLQLAHEFAPTVRVNAIAPAVVKTKFAQALYEGREAEAAASYPMGRLGVPSDIGGAAAFLTSDQSAWVTGQTLVIDGGLFLNVGVH, encoded by the coding sequence ATGACTGAACTTCCCGAACTGTCGGGCAAGGTGGCCCTGATCACCGGAGCGAGCCGCGGCATCGGCTACGGCATCGCCGAGGCGCTCGTCGCCCGCGGCGACCGGGTGTGCATCACCGGACGCGGCGAGGACGCCCTCAAGGAGGCCGTCGACAGGCTCGGCTCCGACCGGGTCGTCGCGGTGGCCGGCAAGGCCGCCGACGAGGCCCACCAGGCCGCCGCCGTCGAGCGCACCATGGAAGCCTTCGGCCGGGTCGACTTCCTGATCAACAACGCGGGCACCAACCCGGTCTTCGGCCCGATGGCCGAGCTGGACCTGAACGTGGCCCGCAAGGTGTACGAGACCAACGTGATCTCTGCGCTCGGATTCGCCCAGCAGACCTGGAAGGCCTGGCAGAAGGAGAACGGCGGCGCGATCGTCAACATCGCCTCCATCGCCGGCGTCTCCGCCTCGCCCTTCATCGGCGCGTACGGCATGAGCAAGGCGGCCATGGTCAACCTGACCCTTCAGCTGGCGCACGAGTTCGCGCCGACCGTACGGGTCAACGCGATCGCCCCGGCGGTCGTCAAGACCAAGTTCGCCCAGGCGCTCTACGAGGGCCGTGAGGCGGAGGCCGCCGCGTCCTACCCGATGGGCCGGCTCGGCGTGCCCTCCGACATCGGCGGCGCCGCCGCGTTCCTCACCTCCGACCAGTCGGCCTGGGTCACCGGGCAGACCCTGGTCATCGACGGCGGGCTGTTCCTGAACGTGGGGGTGCACTGA